One window of Candidatus Palauibacter soopunensis genomic DNA carries:
- a CDS encoding ABC transporter permease, giving the protein MWKILLEEFLGDLRAQKTRAFLTIFAVVWGTISIVLLLAFGQGLRNQFSVGLLNAGERIFMVYGGQTSMEHEGLSKGRRIRLREEDLDLLLRAVPEFEMGSPSYGRGRTHLKVEESQTTTYMEGVNPVFSELRRMFPAPGGRFINQRDIDEKRRVLFLGDGIAGRLFGDAPPVGRTVTLDGLPFRVIGVMESKFQDSSNNGPDEDRAVIPASTFRSIYGQEFVNHLLLRPRDVKDAAVAKRELYRVLGGRYRFAAADERALAIWDFIEDEKIVGQIGLGIQIFLGLVGAFTLIVAGVGVANIMYVVVRERTREIGVKLAVGARKRHIVSQFLFEAILIAVGGGLAGLGIAALLVTGIDALPIDDPALQYIVNPKLSAPIAAVCAGILMAIGLVAGILPARRAARLDPVESLRYE; this is encoded by the coding sequence ATGTGGAAGATCCTCCTCGAAGAGTTCCTCGGCGACCTGCGGGCCCAGAAGACGCGCGCTTTCCTCACGATCTTCGCCGTGGTGTGGGGGACGATCTCGATCGTCCTCCTGCTCGCCTTCGGGCAGGGGCTTCGAAACCAGTTCTCCGTGGGGCTGCTCAACGCCGGCGAACGCATCTTCATGGTCTACGGCGGCCAGACGAGCATGGAGCACGAGGGGCTGTCGAAGGGACGGCGGATCCGGCTGCGGGAGGAAGATCTCGACCTGCTGTTGCGCGCGGTGCCGGAGTTCGAGATGGGCAGTCCCTCCTACGGCCGGGGCCGGACGCACCTGAAGGTGGAGGAGAGCCAGACGACGACGTACATGGAGGGCGTGAACCCGGTCTTCTCCGAGTTGCGGCGCATGTTCCCCGCCCCCGGCGGCCGGTTCATCAACCAGCGCGACATCGACGAGAAGCGGCGCGTGCTCTTCCTCGGAGACGGGATCGCCGGACGCCTGTTCGGCGACGCGCCGCCGGTGGGGCGCACGGTGACGCTGGACGGGCTTCCGTTCCGCGTCATCGGCGTGATGGAGTCGAAGTTCCAGGACTCGAGCAACAACGGACCGGACGAGGACCGCGCCGTGATCCCGGCCTCCACGTTCCGGAGCATCTACGGCCAGGAGTTCGTGAACCACCTGCTCCTGCGGCCTCGCGACGTGAAGGACGCGGCGGTGGCCAAGCGGGAGTTGTACCGGGTGCTCGGCGGCCGCTACCGGTTCGCCGCGGCGGACGAGCGGGCGCTCGCGATCTGGGACTTCATCGAGGATGAGAAGATCGTGGGCCAGATCGGGCTCGGGATTCAGATTTTCCTCGGACTGGTGGGCGCGTTCACCCTGATCGTGGCCGGAGTCGGAGTCGCGAACATCATGTACGTCGTGGTGCGGGAACGGACGCGGGAGATCGGCGTCAAGCTCGCCGTCGGCGCGCGGAAACGGCACATCGTGAGCCAGTTCCTCTTCGAAGCGATCCTCATCGCCGTCGGCGGGGGTCTCGCGGGGCTCGGCATCGCCGCGCTCCTCGTGACGGGCATCGACGCGCTGCCGATCGATGATCCCGCGCTGCAATACATCGTGAATCCGAAGCTCTCCGCCCCCATCGCCGCTGTGTGCGCGGGGATCCTCATGGCGATCGGCCTGGTGGCCGGCATCCTCCCGGCCCGCAGGGCCGCCCGCCTCGACCCGGTGGAGTCGCTGAGGTACGAATAG
- a CDS encoding carboxypeptidase regulatory-like domain-containing protein produces MSRGIRLKALCAALFVLSAAGLAAQETATVTGRVTDDLGAGVAGAQVVVTHDLTGVQTGALSGGDGAYQVEGVRPGGPYTVTVTLIGYGRESETEVSLAAGQSLALDFSLSQEAIALDALEVFATRAQDRQTPVAFTNVSKTQIQNQLGSRDLPLVLNVTPSVYATQQGGGAGDARINVRGFNQRNTAVMINGVPVNDMENGWVYWSNWDGLGDAATSIQLQRGLSAVNLATPSIGGTINVITDPAAEGAGLTYKQEFGLGSLNDDGGWGLGGNMLKETVVVNTGPMGAFAATGSVVRKTGGGMYRGFTGGDATWTDAWAYYLATSFQVNSNNRLEAYAVGAPQRHGQNIYKLNLASLDPDYARTLDGFDAGAFEKFPEVGRGRSPNVAPVSSSYGGSQYNSTGPDSGRRGRFSDSFLNERENYFHKPQVNLNWYSYFGDGLSLTTVGYFSGGAGGGTGTIGSLRWNFDYGQRIPDWDATIARNRDEADGSRGILRNSVNNQSTWGAISKLRKTFDGGLTTEIGVDWRTANIAHYREVRDLLGGTHFECSGRNRCTPSDFWSEAEHNRNLGDKIHYHNENTVDWLGAYAQAEKTSRGGSLYGMVGWAQNSYTFVDFFKSDPRGGNLQLESGNLRGYQIKGGAVRNLSAEWSVFGNAGVVSKVPIFDGVIDDNNGTLHDDPQNEDFLSFEVGTQFRSTTRQVSLDVNLYHTTWKNRTQRGFVRDLGGIEGVDGLVTLLGVDARHMGIEAEGAWQPSNFVRFDGALSVGNWTYLEDATGFYRADDRTTESVYVDFYIEGLKVADAPQRQLALSASVYPSDGAHVSLVGKFFGNHYAAFNHLNRSDPAERGIQSWQPPGYSVLDLHLSYALGDIIPIAGGAGVRVFANVYNLLDATYIQDATDASQFNSYFEDGDVHDADSAEVFLGYPRNLNVGFQVTF; encoded by the coding sequence ATGTCACGCGGAATTCGTCTGAAGGCGCTCTGCGCCGCGCTCTTTGTCCTCTCCGCCGCCGGTCTGGCGGCACAGGAGACCGCGACCGTCACGGGCCGGGTGACCGATGACCTGGGGGCCGGCGTCGCCGGTGCGCAGGTGGTCGTCACGCACGACCTGACCGGGGTTCAGACGGGAGCGCTGTCGGGCGGCGACGGCGCGTACCAGGTGGAGGGCGTTCGTCCCGGCGGGCCGTACACCGTCACGGTGACCCTGATCGGATACGGACGCGAGTCCGAGACCGAAGTCTCGCTGGCGGCCGGCCAGTCGCTGGCGCTGGACTTCAGCCTGAGCCAGGAGGCGATCGCCCTCGATGCCCTCGAGGTCTTCGCCACCCGGGCGCAGGACAGGCAGACGCCGGTGGCGTTCACCAACGTGAGCAAGACGCAGATCCAGAACCAGTTGGGCTCCAGGGACCTTCCGCTGGTGCTGAACGTGACCCCCAGCGTCTACGCGACCCAGCAGGGGGGCGGCGCCGGCGACGCGCGCATCAACGTGCGCGGCTTCAACCAGCGCAACACCGCCGTGATGATCAACGGCGTGCCCGTCAACGACATGGAGAACGGGTGGGTCTACTGGTCCAACTGGGACGGCCTGGGCGATGCCGCGACCAGCATCCAGCTCCAGCGCGGCCTCTCGGCGGTCAACCTGGCCACGCCGTCGATCGGTGGCACGATCAACGTCATCACCGACCCCGCGGCCGAGGGTGCGGGTCTCACGTACAAGCAGGAGTTCGGGCTCGGCAGCCTGAACGACGACGGCGGCTGGGGGCTCGGCGGCAACATGCTGAAGGAGACCGTGGTCGTGAACACGGGTCCCATGGGAGCGTTCGCCGCCACGGGTTCCGTCGTTCGCAAGACCGGGGGCGGGATGTACAGGGGCTTCACGGGAGGCGACGCCACGTGGACCGACGCCTGGGCCTACTACCTGGCCACGTCGTTCCAGGTGAACTCCAACAACCGGCTCGAGGCCTACGCGGTCGGTGCGCCGCAGCGACACGGCCAGAACATCTACAAGCTCAACCTGGCCAGCCTCGACCCGGACTACGCGCGCACGCTCGACGGATTCGACGCCGGGGCGTTCGAAAAGTTCCCCGAGGTGGGCAGGGGCCGGAGCCCCAACGTGGCCCCGGTGAGCAGCAGCTATGGCGGGAGCCAGTACAACAGCACGGGCCCGGACTCGGGACGGAGAGGCCGCTTCAGCGACAGCTTTCTCAACGAGCGCGAGAACTACTTCCACAAGCCGCAGGTCAACCTGAACTGGTACTCCTACTTCGGGGATGGACTGAGCCTGACCACCGTGGGGTATTTCTCCGGCGGCGCCGGAGGAGGTACGGGTACCATCGGGTCGTTGAGATGGAACTTCGATTACGGCCAGCGCATCCCGGACTGGGATGCCACCATCGCGAGGAATCGGGATGAAGCCGACGGATCCCGGGGCATCCTTCGCAACTCGGTGAACAACCAGTCGACCTGGGGCGCCATCTCCAAGCTCCGGAAGACCTTCGACGGGGGCCTGACCACCGAGATCGGCGTCGACTGGCGCACGGCCAACATCGCGCACTACCGGGAGGTGCGCGACCTGCTGGGCGGCACCCATTTCGAGTGCTCCGGCAGAAACCGCTGCACCCCCTCCGACTTCTGGTCCGAAGCGGAGCACAACCGCAATCTCGGCGACAAGATCCACTATCACAACGAGAACACGGTGGACTGGCTGGGCGCCTACGCACAGGCCGAGAAGACCTCCCGCGGGGGGTCACTCTACGGCATGGTCGGATGGGCCCAGAATTCCTACACCTTCGTGGACTTCTTCAAGTCCGACCCTCGCGGCGGAAACCTCCAACTCGAGAGCGGCAATCTCAGGGGCTATCAGATCAAGGGTGGCGCGGTTCGCAATCTCAGCGCCGAGTGGTCCGTGTTCGGGAACGCGGGCGTCGTTTCCAAGGTGCCGATCTTCGACGGCGTGATCGACGACAACAACGGCACGCTTCACGACGATCCGCAGAACGAGGATTTCCTCTCGTTCGAGGTGGGAACACAGTTTCGTTCCACCACCCGCCAGGTCTCGCTGGACGTCAACCTCTACCACACCACCTGGAAGAATCGGACCCAGAGGGGCTTCGTCCGGGACCTGGGCGGCATCGAGGGCGTGGATGGGCTGGTGACCCTGCTGGGGGTGGACGCGCGGCACATGGGCATCGAAGCCGAGGGGGCCTGGCAGCCGAGCAACTTCGTGCGCTTCGACGGCGCGCTCTCGGTCGGCAACTGGACGTATCTGGAGGACGCCACCGGCTTCTACCGCGCCGACGACCGAACCACCGAGTCGGTGTACGTCGACTTCTACATCGAAGGCCTCAAGGTGGCCGACGCGCCTCAGCGGCAACTGGCCCTCAGCGCGTCGGTCTATCCGTCGGACGGCGCCCACGTGTCGCTGGTGGGCAAGTTCTTCGGCAACCACTACGCGGCGTTCAATCACCTGAACCGCAGCGATCCGGCCGAGAGGGGCATCCAGTCCTGGCAGCCCCCGGGCTATTCGGTCCTCGACCTGCACCTCTCGTATGCGCTCGGCGACATCATCCCGATCGCCGGTGGGGCGGGCGTGCGCGTCTTCGCCAACGTGTACAACCTCCTCGACGCGACCTACATCCAGGATGCCACCGACGCCTCGCAGTTCAACAGCTACTTCGAGGACGGCGACGTTCACGATGCGGACTCGGCCGAGGTCTTCCTCGGCTATCCGCGGAACCTGAACGTGGGGTTCCAGGTCACCTTCTAG
- the fbp gene encoding class 1 fructose-bisphosphatase: MTGSIVTVEHFIAEQEREYPQATGALTDILLQISLAAKVISAAVNRAGLIDILGVIGSTNVHGEEVQKLDDYANDVLLNLLRRCGSLSGMVSEEEEGFVHVPESRDPGPYIIAFDPLDGSSNIDVNISVGTIFSVYRKRSDGTKVRRRDLLQPGSEQVAAGYVLYGSSTMLVFTTGAGVHGFTLDPGIGEFLLSYRNLRIPSPGKNIYSINEAYFDKWTPGQQRLVERLRQPPPDAPSFSARYVGSMVADFHRTLLRGGIFMYPGTVAKPEGKLRLLYEVAPMAMICEQAGGRATDGRRRILDIEPEGLHHRVPTFLGASDLVEMAGRYLAED, translated from the coding sequence TTGACCGGATCCATCGTCACCGTAGAGCACTTCATCGCCGAACAGGAGCGCGAATACCCTCAGGCCACGGGCGCGCTCACCGACATCCTGCTCCAGATCAGCCTCGCCGCGAAGGTCATCTCCGCAGCCGTGAACCGCGCCGGCCTCATCGACATCCTCGGCGTGATCGGGAGCACGAACGTGCACGGCGAGGAAGTGCAGAAGCTGGACGACTACGCGAACGACGTCCTGCTGAACCTGTTGCGGCGCTGCGGCAGCCTGAGCGGCATGGTGTCCGAGGAAGAGGAGGGGTTCGTCCATGTCCCCGAATCGCGCGACCCCGGACCGTACATCATCGCGTTCGACCCGCTCGACGGAAGTTCGAACATCGACGTGAACATCTCCGTGGGGACCATCTTCTCCGTCTACCGCAAGCGGAGCGACGGGACCAAGGTGCGGAGGCGCGACCTGCTTCAGCCGGGATCCGAACAGGTCGCGGCGGGCTACGTCCTCTACGGCTCCTCCACCATGCTCGTCTTCACGACCGGGGCGGGCGTCCACGGCTTCACGCTCGACCCCGGGATCGGCGAGTTCCTCCTCTCGTACCGGAACCTGCGCATCCCCTCGCCCGGCAAGAACATCTACAGCATCAACGAAGCCTATTTCGACAAGTGGACGCCGGGTCAGCAGCGGCTCGTGGAGCGCCTCCGGCAGCCTCCCCCCGACGCGCCGTCATTTTCGGCGCGCTATGTCGGGTCCATGGTCGCGGACTTCCACCGCACGCTCCTGCGCGGCGGGATCTTCATGTACCCGGGGACCGTCGCCAAGCCGGAGGGGAAGCTGCGCCTGCTGTACGAGGTCGCCCCGATGGCCATGATCTGCGAGCAGGCGGGCGGCCGGGCCACCGATGGCCGGCGGCGCATCCTCGACATCGAGCCCGAGGGCCTGCACCACCGCGTGCCGACCTTCCTGGGCGCTTCCGACCTCGTGGAGATGGCGGGGCGCTACCTGGCCGAGGACTGA
- a CDS encoding DNA internalization-related competence protein ComEC/Rec2: MAGLALAPADAVALHAPAAIAAGLVCVIVGRAALRVRGRARSVRAGGVPPRATVGLSVALAAVAGLLAGLPSGAAARGACVTTLEVGAPVAAVGTLGDPVPERQAGGGAGPVRVSIRDVHIVSGGRICRLDAVRAFVRPGAGREAGAAVLARGTWRAAGGTDPEAGRPRLPRPPATVGWIGGATLEPLGVPANAVGPRGLGRRIIEWRAGLLARLDARLAPEHRAIGKALLLADRSTLDPATREAFVGAGIIHLLAISGLHVGLIGASLAWLIGLRVRGPRRLLYAACCTSAYVCLIGAPPSAVRAALMFWGWALAFRRARPARLSDLAALAATLAILADPLIVTDVGFQLSFAGFTGVVLGGRAPLPRLPSRHLRGIGRALAVSCGAFLVTAPIAAFHFDRIVVASIPASVVAGGVVSLALPALALTLVLPWGLWVLFAGAADVALAGLAAIAAFFAGLPLSWTGPGLGPRAWAVAAALVALALDRRRARRGLGVLSVGAVLALAVAWPPLRAGLHRDTALVCTLAVGQGDAAVVRTGAGRWLVFDAGPGSAFRTAGTASGPPMADAGDRVVVPFLRGKGARTVELLAISHPHLDHYGGAAAVFEALRVRRVFDPGVPEPSASYLAFLERLQEEGASWHAPRAGDRLRIDDVELEILWPEGPAGSDANEGSLSFRLTVGDFRYVNTGDAGIEVEREILERLAPRGPETDLLKLGHHGSRTSSSLEWLEATQPDIAVISAGIRNRHGHPHAVTLARLDSARVPRVWRTDLDGPLCVEIDARGWRIADAP; this comes from the coding sequence GTGGCCGGGCTCGCACTCGCCCCTGCCGACGCCGTCGCTCTCCACGCTCCCGCGGCGATCGCGGCGGGACTCGTTTGCGTGATCGTCGGCCGGGCCGCCCTGCGGGTCCGCGGCCGGGCCCGCTCCGTCCGAGCCGGCGGCGTCCCGCCACGCGCGACGGTCGGCCTCTCCGTCGCACTCGCCGCCGTGGCCGGGTTGCTCGCGGGTCTGCCGAGCGGCGCGGCGGCGCGGGGGGCCTGCGTGACCACGCTGGAGGTGGGCGCGCCGGTCGCGGCGGTCGGCACGCTCGGCGACCCGGTGCCGGAGCGGCAGGCGGGCGGGGGCGCCGGCCCGGTCCGGGTGTCGATCCGCGACGTCCACATCGTCTCGGGGGGGCGGATCTGCCGCCTGGACGCGGTGCGCGCCTTTGTGCGGCCCGGAGCGGGGCGAGAGGCGGGCGCGGCGGTGCTTGCCCGGGGCACATGGCGCGCGGCGGGCGGGACGGACCCGGAAGCGGGACGGCCGCGGCTGCCCCGTCCGCCCGCCACGGTGGGCTGGATCGGCGGCGCGACGCTGGAGCCGCTGGGTGTGCCGGCGAACGCCGTGGGCCCGCGCGGTCTCGGCCGCCGGATCATCGAATGGCGCGCCGGGCTGCTCGCCCGGCTCGATGCCCGGCTCGCCCCCGAACACCGGGCGATCGGCAAGGCCCTGCTGCTCGCCGACCGCAGCACGCTCGACCCTGCGACGAGAGAGGCGTTCGTCGGGGCCGGGATCATCCACCTGCTCGCGATCTCCGGGCTCCACGTCGGCCTGATCGGGGCTTCGCTTGCCTGGCTCATCGGCCTTCGCGTGCGCGGTCCGCGCCGGCTGCTCTACGCCGCCTGCTGCACGAGCGCGTACGTGTGCCTCATCGGCGCGCCGCCCTCGGCCGTGCGGGCGGCGCTGATGTTCTGGGGCTGGGCGCTCGCTTTCCGCCGGGCGCGCCCCGCCCGCCTCAGCGACCTTGCGGCGCTCGCGGCGACGCTCGCCATCCTGGCCGACCCGCTCATCGTGACGGACGTGGGCTTTCAGCTCTCGTTCGCCGGTTTCACGGGCGTCGTGCTCGGGGGCCGCGCGCCGTTGCCGCGTTTGCCCTCCCGACACCTGCGCGGGATCGGGCGGGCGCTTGCCGTGAGTTGCGGCGCCTTCCTCGTTACCGCGCCCATCGCGGCCTTCCACTTCGACCGCATCGTCGTCGCCTCGATCCCGGCGAGCGTGGTGGCGGGCGGGGTCGTGAGTCTCGCGCTTCCCGCGCTCGCGCTCACGCTGGTCCTGCCGTGGGGTCTCTGGGTCCTGTTCGCCGGTGCCGCGGACGTCGCGCTCGCGGGCCTCGCGGCCATCGCGGCCTTCTTCGCGGGGCTCCCTCTGAGCTGGACGGGCCCCGGACTCGGCCCCCGCGCGTGGGCGGTCGCGGCCGCGCTCGTCGCCCTCGCCCTCGATCGGAGGCGCGCCCGACGCGGCCTCGGCGTCCTCTCGGTCGGCGCCGTGCTCGCACTCGCGGTCGCCTGGCCCCCGCTCCGGGCCGGCCTCCACCGTGACACGGCGCTCGTCTGCACGCTCGCCGTGGGGCAGGGCGACGCCGCCGTCGTGCGGACCGGCGCCGGCCGATGGCTCGTCTTCGACGCGGGCCCGGGCTCGGCTTTCCGAACGGCCGGCACGGCATCCGGCCCGCCGATGGCCGACGCGGGAGACCGCGTCGTCGTGCCTTTCCTGCGCGGCAAGGGCGCCCGCACCGTGGAGCTGCTCGCCATCTCCCATCCCCACCTCGACCACTACGGCGGCGCCGCGGCGGTGTTCGAGGCCCTCCGGGTCCGCCGGGTGTTCGATCCCGGCGTCCCGGAACCCAGCGCCTCCTACCTCGCCTTCCTCGAACGGCTTCAGGAGGAAGGCGCCTCCTGGCACGCGCCGCGCGCCGGCGACCGCCTCCGCATCGACGATGTCGAACTCGAGATTCTCTGGCCTGAGGGCCCGGCCGGCTCGGACGCGAACGAGGGCTCCCTCTCCTTCCGTCTCACAGTCGGCGACTTCCGCTACGTGAACACCGGCGACGCCGGCATCGAGGTGGAGCGCGAGATCCTGGAACGCCTTGCGCCGCGCGGACCGGAGACGGACCTCCTCAAGCTCGGCCACCACGGCAGCCGGACCTCCAGTTCCCTTGAATGGCTGGAGGCGACGCAACCGGACATCGCGGTGATTTCGGCAGGGATTCGGAACCGGCACGGACACCCGCACGCCGTGACGCTGGCGCGACTCGACTCCGCCCGGGTGCCGCGGGTGTGGCGGACGGATCTCGACGGCCCCCTGTGCGTCGAGATCGACGCACGCGGCTGGAGGATCGCGGACGCGCCTTGA